The Pseudomonas sp. B21-023 genomic interval GAGTGCACCACCAGCACATGCTTGCTCCCCATGCGCTGCAGCACTTCGGCCAATGGGCGGCACAGGGCCTGGGTGAACACGCCGACCACCTGGTGCTTCACACCGGCCGGATTCGTAAGCGGGCCGAGCATGTTGAACAAGGTACGCAGCCCCAGTTCGCGACGCGGGCCAGCGGCGTGCTTCATCGCGGTATGGTGGGTCTGGGCGAACATGAAGCCGATACCGAGGCTGTCGATGCAGCGGGCCACCTGCACCGGGGTCAGGTTAAGGTAGATGCCGGCAGCTTCCAGCAGGTCGGCGCTGCCGCTCTTGCCGGAGACGGCGCGGTTGCCATGCTTGGCCACCGTGCAGCCCGCAGCCGCCAGCACGAAGGCCGAGGCGGTGGACACGTTGAAGATGTTGGCGCCGTCGCCACCGGTGCCGACGATGTCGACCACGCCGTCGAGGGTCTTGAGCTCGACCTTGTCGGCCAGCTCACGCATCACCGACACCGCGCCGACGATCTCGTCGATGCTCTCGCTCTTCATGCGCATGCCCATGAGGAAGGCGCCGATCTGCGCCTCGCT includes:
- the trpD gene encoding anthranilate phosphoribosyltransferase, with the translated sequence MEIKTALSRIVGHLDLSTEEMRDVMRQIMTGQCSEAQIGAFLMGMRMKSESIDEIVGAVSVMRELADKVELKTLDGVVDIVGTGGDGANIFNVSTASAFVLAAAGCTVAKHGNRAVSGKSGSADLLEAAGIYLNLTPVQVARCIDSLGIGFMFAQTHHTAMKHAAGPRRELGLRTLFNMLGPLTNPAGVKHQVVGVFTQALCRPLAEVLQRMGSKHVLVVHSKDGLDEFSLAAPTFVAELKNDQITEYWVEPEDLGMKSQSLHGLAVEGPQASLELIRDALGRRKTENGQKAAEMIVLNAGAALYAADHAMTLAQGVELAHDVLHTGLAWEKLQELGAFTAVFKVENEA